The following are from one region of the Salvia hispanica cultivar TCC Black 2014 chromosome 1, UniMelb_Shisp_WGS_1.0, whole genome shotgun sequence genome:
- the LOC125201931 gene encoding CCA-adding enzyme-like isoform X2, protein MTSPYSSEARSLLSRLKPAFQRLKCSFVEERSRAHFSSHMGEGEFSKWRKLDSRKFGLERPKISVASWTVLRNLRAKGFEAYLVGGCVRDLLLNKVPKDFDVITTAGLKQVKRTFQCALIVGKRFPICIVTVKGSAVEVSSFDTIAKDSGEKAEVSQKPRGCDPRDFLRWKNCLHRDFTVNSLFFDPFANVIYDYTNAIMDLKSLKLRTVKPAHLSFKEDQARILRGLRLAARLNLSFSEETENALYSLSSSVANLSTSRIFMEMNYMLSYGAAERSLLKLKRFQLLDILLPLNAAYLSKQKLFSNLDQLITCDRPCNDSLWVAILAFHLAICSNPQHPIVILTFTSLLHYRTMEESIRFARQNAQATRTDMPEIMGVLDNLLDDEIVERVTLFIEQVINSVHVLIKKESLLESITRFPEFPSSGLVFIPQKMGQKVKNIFNILGNGVNSVKANERGQELRHQLLKEGNVNETRFVLGKILATTLLHSKKRTQGSDAEDGKNDLLVTDQQQKLGDFEQTRNTAGHLSNYFAMDTNVNKRRATPSSYKKLSDVATKRTRLSDGEWGSKGRDSHSHGSNPGKKILKDDHVNAETRSNR, encoded by the exons AGGTTGAAGTGCAGCTTTGTCGAAGAAAGGAGTCGCGcacatttttcttctcataTGG GTGAAGGCGAGTTCTCCAAATGGAGGAAGTTGGACTCTAGGAAATTTGGGTTAGAAAGGCCAAAAATATCTGTTGCTTCTTGGACAGTTTTGAGGAATTTACGTGCAAAAG GATTTGAGGCCTACTTAGTTGGTGGATGTGTTAGAGACTTACTTCTCAATAAGGTGCCAAAGGACTTTGACGTGATCACAACAGCAGGGCTTAAACAG GTCAAGAGGACATTTCAGTGTGCATTAATTGTTGGAAAGCGATTCCCTATATGTATAGTCACTGTAAAAGGCTCTGCGGTGGAG GTATCAAGTTTTGACACTATAGCCAAAGATTCTGGAGAAAAAGCAGAAGTCTCCCAAAAGCCGAGGGGTTGTGATCCAAGAGACTTTCTTCGCTGGAAAAATTGCCTGCACAGAGACTTCACGGTGAACAG CTTATTTTTTGATCCTTTTGCAAATGTGATCTATGACTATACTAATGCAATTATGGACTTGAAGTCTTTGAAG CTAAGAACAGTGAAACCAGCTCACTTGTCATTCAAAGAGGATCAAG CGAGGATTTTGCGTGGATTGAGACTTGCAGCTCGTCTCAACTTGTCATTTTCTGAGGAGACAGAGAATGCTCTATATAGCCTCTCTTCATCAGTTGCTAACCTGAGCACG TCCAGGATATTTATGGAGATGAATTATATGCTCTCATATGGAGCTGCTGAGCGCTCCCTTCTTAAGCTTAAAAGGTTTCAGCTACTAGATATATTGCTACCATTAAAT GCAGCATATCTTTCCAAGCAG aaattattttccaatttggATCAGTTGATTACTTGTGACCGACCTTGTAATGACAGTTTGTG GGTTGCAATCTTGGCGTTTCACCTGGCAATATGTAGTAATCCTCAACATCCTATCGTCATTTTGACCTTTACCTCACTTCTGCATTATAGAACGATGGAAGAAAGCATAAGATTTGCAAGACAAAATGCTCAAGCTACCAGAACTGACATGCCTGAAATCATGGGTGTTCTCGACAATTTACTGGATGATGAAATAGTAGAAAGAGTGACTTTGTTTATTGAGCAAGTCATAAATTCTGTACATGTTCTGATCAAGAAAGAGTCTCTTTTGGAATCAATAACCAGGTTTCCCGAGTTTCCATCTTCTGGTTTG GTTTTCATACCTCAAAAAATGGGGCAGAAAgtaaagaatatttttaacattttggGCAATGGTGTCAATTCTGTAAAGGCCAATGAAAGAGGTCAGGAGTTACGTCACCAGTTGCTAAAAGAAGGAAATGTAAATGAGACAAGGTTCGTGCTTGGTAAGATTCTAGCGACAACTCTGCTTCACAGTAAAAAGCGAACACAAGGATCGGATGCTGAAGATGGAAAGAATGATTTACTTGTAACAGACCAACAACAGAAGTTGGGAGATTTTGAACAGACTCGGAATACAGCAGGTCATCTCAGCAACTATTTTGCTATGGATACAAATGTGAACAAGAGGAGAGCAACACCATCAAGCTACAAGAAATTGTCTGATGTTGCTACTAAGAGGACAAGGTTATCCGATGGAGAATGGGGGAGTAAGGGTCGTGACTCACACAGTCATGGATCAAATCCAGGTAAGAAGATTCTGAAAGACGACCATGTGAATGCAGAGACTCGCAGTAATAGATAG
- the LOC125201931 gene encoding CCA-adding enzyme-like isoform X1: MTSPYSSEARSLLSRLKPAFQRLKCSFVEERSRAHFSSHMGEGEFSKWRKLDSRKFGLERPKISVASWTVLRNLRAKGFEAYLVGGCVRDLLLNKVPKDFDVITTAGLKQVKRTFQCALIVGKRFPICIVTVKGSAVEVSSFDTIAKDSGEKAEVSQKPRGCDPRDFLRWKNCLHRDFTVNSLFFDPFANVIYDYTNAIMDLKSLKLRTVKPAHLSFKEDQARILRGLRLAARLNLSFSEETENALYSLSSSVANLSTSRIFMEMNYMLSYGAAERSLLKLKRFQLLDILLPLNAAYLSKQVHNQLGIRSSVLMKLFSNLDQLITCDRPCNDSLWVAILAFHLAICSNPQHPIVILTFTSLLHYRTMEESIRFARQNAQATRTDMPEIMGVLDNLLDDEIVERVTLFIEQVINSVHVLIKKESLLESITRFPEFPSSGLVFIPQKMGQKVKNIFNILGNGVNSVKANERGQELRHQLLKEGNVNETRFVLGKILATTLLHSKKRTQGSDAEDGKNDLLVTDQQQKLGDFEQTRNTAGHLSNYFAMDTNVNKRRATPSSYKKLSDVATKRTRLSDGEWGSKGRDSHSHGSNPGKKILKDDHVNAETRSNR, from the exons AGGTTGAAGTGCAGCTTTGTCGAAGAAAGGAGTCGCGcacatttttcttctcataTGG GTGAAGGCGAGTTCTCCAAATGGAGGAAGTTGGACTCTAGGAAATTTGGGTTAGAAAGGCCAAAAATATCTGTTGCTTCTTGGACAGTTTTGAGGAATTTACGTGCAAAAG GATTTGAGGCCTACTTAGTTGGTGGATGTGTTAGAGACTTACTTCTCAATAAGGTGCCAAAGGACTTTGACGTGATCACAACAGCAGGGCTTAAACAG GTCAAGAGGACATTTCAGTGTGCATTAATTGTTGGAAAGCGATTCCCTATATGTATAGTCACTGTAAAAGGCTCTGCGGTGGAG GTATCAAGTTTTGACACTATAGCCAAAGATTCTGGAGAAAAAGCAGAAGTCTCCCAAAAGCCGAGGGGTTGTGATCCAAGAGACTTTCTTCGCTGGAAAAATTGCCTGCACAGAGACTTCACGGTGAACAG CTTATTTTTTGATCCTTTTGCAAATGTGATCTATGACTATACTAATGCAATTATGGACTTGAAGTCTTTGAAG CTAAGAACAGTGAAACCAGCTCACTTGTCATTCAAAGAGGATCAAG CGAGGATTTTGCGTGGATTGAGACTTGCAGCTCGTCTCAACTTGTCATTTTCTGAGGAGACAGAGAATGCTCTATATAGCCTCTCTTCATCAGTTGCTAACCTGAGCACG TCCAGGATATTTATGGAGATGAATTATATGCTCTCATATGGAGCTGCTGAGCGCTCCCTTCTTAAGCTTAAAAGGTTTCAGCTACTAGATATATTGCTACCATTAAAT GCAGCATATCTTTCCAAGCAGGTACATAATCAACTTGGTATACGTTCCTCAGTTTTAATG aaattattttccaatttggATCAGTTGATTACTTGTGACCGACCTTGTAATGACAGTTTGTG GGTTGCAATCTTGGCGTTTCACCTGGCAATATGTAGTAATCCTCAACATCCTATCGTCATTTTGACCTTTACCTCACTTCTGCATTATAGAACGATGGAAGAAAGCATAAGATTTGCAAGACAAAATGCTCAAGCTACCAGAACTGACATGCCTGAAATCATGGGTGTTCTCGACAATTTACTGGATGATGAAATAGTAGAAAGAGTGACTTTGTTTATTGAGCAAGTCATAAATTCTGTACATGTTCTGATCAAGAAAGAGTCTCTTTTGGAATCAATAACCAGGTTTCCCGAGTTTCCATCTTCTGGTTTG GTTTTCATACCTCAAAAAATGGGGCAGAAAgtaaagaatatttttaacattttggGCAATGGTGTCAATTCTGTAAAGGCCAATGAAAGAGGTCAGGAGTTACGTCACCAGTTGCTAAAAGAAGGAAATGTAAATGAGACAAGGTTCGTGCTTGGTAAGATTCTAGCGACAACTCTGCTTCACAGTAAAAAGCGAACACAAGGATCGGATGCTGAAGATGGAAAGAATGATTTACTTGTAACAGACCAACAACAGAAGTTGGGAGATTTTGAACAGACTCGGAATACAGCAGGTCATCTCAGCAACTATTTTGCTATGGATACAAATGTGAACAAGAGGAGAGCAACACCATCAAGCTACAAGAAATTGTCTGATGTTGCTACTAAGAGGACAAGGTTATCCGATGGAGAATGGGGGAGTAAGGGTCGTGACTCACACAGTCATGGATCAAATCCAGGTAAGAAGATTCTGAAAGACGACCATGTGAATGCAGAGACTCGCAGTAATAGATAG
- the LOC125201931 gene encoding CCA-adding enzyme-like isoform X3, which translates to MTSPYSSEARSLLSRLKPAFQRLKCSFVEERSRAHFSSHMGEGEFSKWRKLDSRKFGLERPKISVASWTVLRNLRAKGFEAYLVGGCVRDLLLNKVPKDFDVITTAGLKQVKRTFQCALIVGKRFPICIVTVKGSAVEVSSFDTIAKDSGEKAEVSQKPRGCDPRDFLRWKNCLHRDFTVNSLFFDPFANVIYDYTNAIMDLKSLKLRTVKPAHLSFKEDQARILRGLRLAARLNLSFSEETENALYSLSSSVANLSTSRIFMEMNYMLSYGAAERSLLKLKRFQLLDILLPLNAAYLSKQVHNQLGIRSSVLMKLFSNLDQLITCDRPCNDSLWVAILAFHLAICSNPQHPIVILTFTSLLHYRTMEESIRFARQNAQATRTDMPEIMGVLDNLLDDEIVERVTLFIEQVINSVHVLIKKESLLESITRFPEFPSSGLVFIPQKMGQKVKNIFNILGNGVNSVKANERGQELRHQLLKEGNVNETRFVLDQQQKLGDFEQTRNTAGHLSNYFAMDTNVNKRRATPSSYKKLSDVATKRTRLSDGEWGSKGRDSHSHGSNPGKKILKDDHVNAETRSNR; encoded by the exons AGGTTGAAGTGCAGCTTTGTCGAAGAAAGGAGTCGCGcacatttttcttctcataTGG GTGAAGGCGAGTTCTCCAAATGGAGGAAGTTGGACTCTAGGAAATTTGGGTTAGAAAGGCCAAAAATATCTGTTGCTTCTTGGACAGTTTTGAGGAATTTACGTGCAAAAG GATTTGAGGCCTACTTAGTTGGTGGATGTGTTAGAGACTTACTTCTCAATAAGGTGCCAAAGGACTTTGACGTGATCACAACAGCAGGGCTTAAACAG GTCAAGAGGACATTTCAGTGTGCATTAATTGTTGGAAAGCGATTCCCTATATGTATAGTCACTGTAAAAGGCTCTGCGGTGGAG GTATCAAGTTTTGACACTATAGCCAAAGATTCTGGAGAAAAAGCAGAAGTCTCCCAAAAGCCGAGGGGTTGTGATCCAAGAGACTTTCTTCGCTGGAAAAATTGCCTGCACAGAGACTTCACGGTGAACAG CTTATTTTTTGATCCTTTTGCAAATGTGATCTATGACTATACTAATGCAATTATGGACTTGAAGTCTTTGAAG CTAAGAACAGTGAAACCAGCTCACTTGTCATTCAAAGAGGATCAAG CGAGGATTTTGCGTGGATTGAGACTTGCAGCTCGTCTCAACTTGTCATTTTCTGAGGAGACAGAGAATGCTCTATATAGCCTCTCTTCATCAGTTGCTAACCTGAGCACG TCCAGGATATTTATGGAGATGAATTATATGCTCTCATATGGAGCTGCTGAGCGCTCCCTTCTTAAGCTTAAAAGGTTTCAGCTACTAGATATATTGCTACCATTAAAT GCAGCATATCTTTCCAAGCAGGTACATAATCAACTTGGTATACGTTCCTCAGTTTTAATG aaattattttccaatttggATCAGTTGATTACTTGTGACCGACCTTGTAATGACAGTTTGTG GGTTGCAATCTTGGCGTTTCACCTGGCAATATGTAGTAATCCTCAACATCCTATCGTCATTTTGACCTTTACCTCACTTCTGCATTATAGAACGATGGAAGAAAGCATAAGATTTGCAAGACAAAATGCTCAAGCTACCAGAACTGACATGCCTGAAATCATGGGTGTTCTCGACAATTTACTGGATGATGAAATAGTAGAAAGAGTGACTTTGTTTATTGAGCAAGTCATAAATTCTGTACATGTTCTGATCAAGAAAGAGTCTCTTTTGGAATCAATAACCAGGTTTCCCGAGTTTCCATCTTCTGGTTTG GTTTTCATACCTCAAAAAATGGGGCAGAAAgtaaagaatatttttaacattttggGCAATGGTGTCAATTCTGTAAAGGCCAATGAAAGAGGTCAGGAGTTACGTCACCAGTTGCTAAAAGAAGGAAATGTAAATGAGACAAGGTTCGTGCTTG ACCAACAACAGAAGTTGGGAGATTTTGAACAGACTCGGAATACAGCAGGTCATCTCAGCAACTATTTTGCTATGGATACAAATGTGAACAAGAGGAGAGCAACACCATCAAGCTACAAGAAATTGTCTGATGTTGCTACTAAGAGGACAAGGTTATCCGATGGAGAATGGGGGAGTAAGGGTCGTGACTCACACAGTCATGGATCAAATCCAGGTAAGAAGATTCTGAAAGACGACCATGTGAATGCAGAGACTCGCAGTAATAGATAG